A single region of the Arthrobacter sp. PAMC25564 genome encodes:
- a CDS encoding pyridoxal-dependent decarboxylase, which yields MSAAEERYEAALAAAAGHARRWLESQGTRPVGPRVTAGDLAADFGGPLPAGGMPAAEVVDYLATKAEPGLMAMPSGRFFGWVIGGTLPAALAADWLVSAWDQNAGLRYATPATAAIEEAAGSWLLELLGLPAESDVGFATGATMANFTGLAAARWRLMAEGGWDLDNNGLAGAPRIHCFVGQERHDTIDLGLRYLGLGRPTAVPADRQGRIIPGELDRALDHALDGAPSRASRSGRAPALVCLQAGNLHSGAFDPFVEAIAVAKSYGAWVHVDGAFGLWAAAVPELAGFTAGLQLADSWGTDAHKTLNVPYDCGIAVVRDAQALRSAMGVHTSYLIQSGDGAADPFEKVPELSRRARGVPVWAALKSLGRDGVTAQIRQLVRRASQLAEQLSALDGVEVLNDVGYTQVSLAFGDDARTRAVTERIIGDGRVWMSGSRWQDRDILRISVSNWSTDDDDVAVAVGAVRDALAAVRA from the coding sequence ATGTCAGCAGCTGAGGAACGCTATGAGGCTGCCCTGGCGGCCGCAGCCGGGCACGCACGCCGGTGGCTGGAGAGCCAGGGAACACGCCCGGTGGGTCCACGCGTCACCGCGGGGGACCTGGCGGCCGACTTCGGCGGTCCGCTGCCCGCCGGGGGCATGCCGGCCGCGGAGGTCGTGGACTATCTGGCCACCAAGGCGGAACCCGGCCTGATGGCCATGCCGTCCGGACGGTTCTTCGGCTGGGTTATCGGCGGCACCCTTCCCGCCGCACTGGCGGCGGACTGGCTGGTCAGCGCCTGGGACCAGAACGCCGGGCTGCGCTACGCCACTCCCGCCACCGCCGCAATCGAGGAGGCCGCCGGCAGTTGGCTCCTGGAGTTGCTGGGGCTTCCGGCGGAGTCCGACGTCGGCTTCGCCACCGGCGCCACGATGGCCAACTTCACGGGCCTCGCCGCCGCACGGTGGCGCCTGATGGCCGAGGGCGGCTGGGACCTTGACAACAACGGCCTCGCCGGTGCGCCCCGGATCCACTGCTTTGTGGGGCAGGAACGGCACGACACGATCGACCTCGGCCTGCGGTACCTCGGGCTGGGCCGGCCGACGGCGGTCCCCGCGGACCGGCAGGGCCGGATCATTCCCGGGGAACTGGACCGCGCCCTGGATCACGCGCTGGACGGCGCTCCGAGCCGTGCCAGCAGATCAGGCCGGGCACCCGCACTGGTCTGCCTGCAGGCCGGGAACCTGCATTCCGGAGCCTTCGACCCCTTCGTGGAGGCAATCGCCGTCGCGAAATCGTACGGGGCCTGGGTGCACGTGGACGGTGCGTTCGGGCTTTGGGCCGCAGCAGTGCCCGAACTCGCCGGGTTCACGGCAGGTCTGCAGCTGGCGGACTCCTGGGGCACCGACGCGCACAAGACGCTCAACGTCCCCTATGACTGCGGCATCGCGGTGGTCCGGGACGCCCAGGCGCTGCGTTCTGCCATGGGCGTGCACACCAGCTACCTGATCCAGTCCGGGGACGGAGCGGCGGATCCGTTCGAGAAGGTCCCCGAGCTTTCCCGGCGGGCGCGCGGCGTGCCCGTGTGGGCGGCCCTGAAATCGCTCGGCCGGGACGGCGTCACGGCCCAGATCCGCCAACTGGTGCGCCGCGCCTCACAACTGGCGGAACAGCTGTCCGCGCTGGACGGCGTCGAGGTGCTCAACGACGTCGGCTACACCCAGGTGTCACTGGCCTTCGGGGACGACGCACGGACGCGCGCGGTGACCGAACGGATCATCGGCGACGGCCGGGTGTGGATGTCCGGCTCACGGTGGCAGGACCGGGACATCCTGCGGATCTCCGTGAGCAACTGGAGCACGGACGACGACGACGTCGCGGTCGCCGTCGGCGCCGTCAGGGATGCCCTGGCCGCCGTGCGCGCCTGA
- a CDS encoding TSUP family transporter: MVSGLESIQLSTLILIVVAGFAAGWVDAVVGGGGLIQLPAMLLVPGISPVQALATNKMGSIFGTTTSAVTYYRRVRPDLRTAVPMAVIALGGSFGGAVLAATLPASLFKPIIVAALVAVALFTAFRPNVGELTRLRHEGHRHYVVACLIGAVIGFYDGLLGPGTGSFLVIALVSAMGYAFLEASAKAKIVNMATNAGALMFFLPHGSLLWGLGLVLGLANMAGGYLGARTAVKQGSKFIRIVFLIVVGTLVIKLGSDIWQDTFA, from the coding sequence ATGGTCTCCGGACTCGAGTCGATCCAGCTCAGCACCCTCATCCTGATCGTGGTAGCAGGCTTCGCCGCCGGCTGGGTGGACGCCGTCGTCGGCGGCGGGGGACTCATCCAGCTGCCGGCGATGCTGCTGGTTCCGGGCATCAGCCCGGTCCAGGCGCTGGCGACGAACAAGATGGGTTCCATCTTCGGGACGACGACGAGCGCCGTGACCTACTACCGCCGCGTCCGTCCGGACCTGCGCACCGCCGTGCCGATGGCGGTGATCGCCCTGGGCGGCAGCTTCGGCGGCGCGGTGCTCGCGGCGACGCTTCCGGCCAGCTTGTTCAAGCCGATCATCGTCGCCGCGCTCGTCGCCGTCGCACTGTTCACCGCCTTCCGGCCCAACGTCGGTGAGCTGACCAGGCTGCGGCACGAGGGCCACCGGCACTACGTGGTGGCCTGCCTGATCGGGGCCGTGATCGGCTTCTATGACGGCCTGCTCGGCCCCGGAACAGGTTCCTTCCTGGTCATCGCGCTCGTCTCCGCGATGGGCTACGCCTTCCTCGAGGCCAGTGCCAAGGCAAAAATCGTCAACATGGCCACCAACGCCGGCGCCCTGATGTTCTTCCTGCCGCACGGCTCGCTGCTGTGGGGGCTCGGGCTGGTCCTGGGCCTGGCCAACATGGCCGGCGGCTACCTTGGCGCGCGGACGGCCGTCAAGCAGGGGAGCAAATTCATCCGGATCGTGTTCCTGATCGTGGTGGGGACGCTCGTCATCAAGCTCGGGTCCGACATCTGGCAGGACACCTTCGCCTGA